One window of the Ammospiza nelsoni isolate bAmmNel1 chromosome 2, bAmmNel1.pri, whole genome shotgun sequence genome contains the following:
- the SCEL gene encoding sciellin isoform X2, with product MSAFNIRKQSPNQGDKKSPSVAIKSRQQATHDINKRRTLLQDNSWIKKKPEEESADENYGRAVLNQYKSQDSLHSSSTNGKEDQKGVLGRYRSDTTLDRIPAGSDTNKINKSPTLNHKQNNRQSWTPNAASTTTTVVAPVKKKRQSWMPPPVSSSRTPTERVESKRAAPSSEQVIPQKSGTDVDNQATARNQDLNNLSKAIPSSSASDKEGKNLSDLTEKNTADQKNKRDEYLGDHTEVKSADGQSKKWIIEKAYENPPRAQNNLPEIKYSSDNERKTSKSSLGGYEKNITGNTIKTVYSTSDRSIIGKDICTYCRKPLGVDAKMILDALQIHCHSTCFKCEVCKRPLEDLKAGDSIWIYKQTVHCEPCYSKVKEKWIY from the exons TCAAAAGCAGACAACAGGCTACTCATGATATTAATAAACGACGGACCCTTTTGCAAGATAACAGCTGGATAAAGAAGAAGCCTGAGGAGGAAAG TGCTGATGAAAACTACGGAAGGGCGGTGCTTAACCAGTACAAATCCCAAGATAGCCTACACAG CAGTAGCACAAATGGAAAGGAAGATCAGAAAGGTGTTCTTGGACGATACAGATCTGATACTACCTTGGACAG AATTCCAGCCGGAAGTGAtactaataaaataaataagtcCCCAACTCTGAACCATAAGCAAAACAACAG ACAGTCTTGGACTCCTAATGCAGCATCCACAACCACTACAGTCGTTGCTCCAGTCAAGAAAAAGAG GCAATCTTGGATGCCTCCCCCAGTTTCCAGTAGTAGGACTCCAACAGAAAGAGTGGAAAGCAAACG GGCTGCCCCTTCATCAGAACAGGTGATCCCTCAGAAATCAGGGACTGATGTGGACAATCAAGCTACAGCAAG GAACCAAGACCTCAATAACCTCAGCAAAGCGATTCCAAGTTCTTCCGCAAGTGACAAAGA aggaaaaaacctttcagatttgactgaaaaaaatactgCTGATCAGAAAAATAAGAG AGATGAGTACCTTGGGGATCACACTGAAGTAAAGTCTGCTGATGGCCAAAGTAAAAAGTG gatAATTGAGAAAGCATATGAAAATCCTCCAAGGGCTCAAAATAATCTCCCAGAAATAAAGTACTCCAGTGACAATGAAAGAAAGACCAG CAAATCATCACTTGGTGgctatgaaaaaaatataactgGAAATACCATCAAAACTGTTTATTCTACTTCTGATCG GAGTATAATTGGAAAAGATATATGTACATACTGCAGGAAGCCCTTGGGCGTAGATGCCAAAATGATCTTAGATGCCTTgcaaattcactgtcattcgACTTGCTTCAAG TGTGAAGTATGTAAGAGACCTCTGGAAGATCTAAAAGCAGGAGACAGCATTTGGATTTACAAACAAACTGTGCACTGTGAGCCTTGTTATTCCAAAGTTAAAG aAAAATGGATCTACTAA
- the SCEL gene encoding sciellin isoform X1: protein MSAFNIRKQSPNQGDKKSPSVAIKSRQQATHDINKRRTLLQDNSWIKKKPEEESADENYGRAVLNQYKSQDSLHSSSTNGKEDQKGVLGRYRSDTTLDRIPAGSDTNKINKSPTLNHKQNNRQSWTPNAASTTTTVVAPVKKKRQSWMPPPVSSSRTPTERVESKRTASENSEAPTTAAPSSEQVIPQKSGTDVDNQATARNQDLNNLSKAIPSSSASDKEGKNLSDLTEKNTADQKNKRDEYLGDHTEVKSADGQSKKWIIEKAYENPPRAQNNLPEIKYSSDNERKTSKSSLGGYEKNITGNTIKTVYSTSDRSIIGKDICTYCRKPLGVDAKMILDALQIHCHSTCFKCEVCKRPLEDLKAGDSIWIYKQTVHCEPCYSKVKEKWIY from the exons TCAAAAGCAGACAACAGGCTACTCATGATATTAATAAACGACGGACCCTTTTGCAAGATAACAGCTGGATAAAGAAGAAGCCTGAGGAGGAAAG TGCTGATGAAAACTACGGAAGGGCGGTGCTTAACCAGTACAAATCCCAAGATAGCCTACACAG CAGTAGCACAAATGGAAAGGAAGATCAGAAAGGTGTTCTTGGACGATACAGATCTGATACTACCTTGGACAG AATTCCAGCCGGAAGTGAtactaataaaataaataagtcCCCAACTCTGAACCATAAGCAAAACAACAG ACAGTCTTGGACTCCTAATGCAGCATCCACAACCACTACAGTCGTTGCTCCAGTCAAGAAAAAGAG GCAATCTTGGATGCCTCCCCCAGTTTCCAGTAGTAGGACTCCAACAGAAAGAGTGGAAAGCAAACG aaCCGCTTCAGAAAATTCAGAGGCTCCAACAAC GGCTGCCCCTTCATCAGAACAGGTGATCCCTCAGAAATCAGGGACTGATGTGGACAATCAAGCTACAGCAAG GAACCAAGACCTCAATAACCTCAGCAAAGCGATTCCAAGTTCTTCCGCAAGTGACAAAGA aggaaaaaacctttcagatttgactgaaaaaaatactgCTGATCAGAAAAATAAGAG AGATGAGTACCTTGGGGATCACACTGAAGTAAAGTCTGCTGATGGCCAAAGTAAAAAGTG gatAATTGAGAAAGCATATGAAAATCCTCCAAGGGCTCAAAATAATCTCCCAGAAATAAAGTACTCCAGTGACAATGAAAGAAAGACCAG CAAATCATCACTTGGTGgctatgaaaaaaatataactgGAAATACCATCAAAACTGTTTATTCTACTTCTGATCG GAGTATAATTGGAAAAGATATATGTACATACTGCAGGAAGCCCTTGGGCGTAGATGCCAAAATGATCTTAGATGCCTTgcaaattcactgtcattcgACTTGCTTCAAG TGTGAAGTATGTAAGAGACCTCTGGAAGATCTAAAAGCAGGAGACAGCATTTGGATTTACAAACAAACTGTGCACTGTGAGCCTTGTTATTCCAAAGTTAAAG aAAAATGGATCTACTAA
- the SCEL gene encoding sciellin isoform X3 — MSAFNIRKQSPNQGDKKSPSVAIKSRQQATHDINKRRTLLQDNSWIKKKPEEESADENYGRAVLNQYKSQDSLHSSSTNGKEDQKGVLGRYRSDTTLDRQSWTPNAASTTTTVVAPVKKKRQSWMPPPVSSSRTPTERVESKRTASENSEAPTTAAPSSEQVIPQKSGTDVDNQATARNQDLNNLSKAIPSSSASDKEGKNLSDLTEKNTADQKNKRDEYLGDHTEVKSADGQSKKWIIEKAYENPPRAQNNLPEIKYSSDNERKTSKSSLGGYEKNITGNTIKTVYSTSDRSIIGKDICTYCRKPLGVDAKMILDALQIHCHSTCFKCEVCKRPLEDLKAGDSIWIYKQTVHCEPCYSKVKEKWIY, encoded by the exons TCAAAAGCAGACAACAGGCTACTCATGATATTAATAAACGACGGACCCTTTTGCAAGATAACAGCTGGATAAAGAAGAAGCCTGAGGAGGAAAG TGCTGATGAAAACTACGGAAGGGCGGTGCTTAACCAGTACAAATCCCAAGATAGCCTACACAG CAGTAGCACAAATGGAAAGGAAGATCAGAAAGGTGTTCTTGGACGATACAGATCTGATACTACCTTGGACAG ACAGTCTTGGACTCCTAATGCAGCATCCACAACCACTACAGTCGTTGCTCCAGTCAAGAAAAAGAG GCAATCTTGGATGCCTCCCCCAGTTTCCAGTAGTAGGACTCCAACAGAAAGAGTGGAAAGCAAACG aaCCGCTTCAGAAAATTCAGAGGCTCCAACAAC GGCTGCCCCTTCATCAGAACAGGTGATCCCTCAGAAATCAGGGACTGATGTGGACAATCAAGCTACAGCAAG GAACCAAGACCTCAATAACCTCAGCAAAGCGATTCCAAGTTCTTCCGCAAGTGACAAAGA aggaaaaaacctttcagatttgactgaaaaaaatactgCTGATCAGAAAAATAAGAG AGATGAGTACCTTGGGGATCACACTGAAGTAAAGTCTGCTGATGGCCAAAGTAAAAAGTG gatAATTGAGAAAGCATATGAAAATCCTCCAAGGGCTCAAAATAATCTCCCAGAAATAAAGTACTCCAGTGACAATGAAAGAAAGACCAG CAAATCATCACTTGGTGgctatgaaaaaaatataactgGAAATACCATCAAAACTGTTTATTCTACTTCTGATCG GAGTATAATTGGAAAAGATATATGTACATACTGCAGGAAGCCCTTGGGCGTAGATGCCAAAATGATCTTAGATGCCTTgcaaattcactgtcattcgACTTGCTTCAAG TGTGAAGTATGTAAGAGACCTCTGGAAGATCTAAAAGCAGGAGACAGCATTTGGATTTACAAACAAACTGTGCACTGTGAGCCTTGTTATTCCAAAGTTAAAG aAAAATGGATCTACTAA
- the SCEL gene encoding sciellin isoform X4, with amino-acid sequence MSAFNIRKQSPNQGDKKSPSVAIKSRQQATHDINKRRTLLQDNSWIKKKPEEESADENYGRAVLNQYKSQDSLHSSSTNGKEDQKGVLGRYRSDTTLDRQSWTPNAASTTTTVVAPVKKKRQSWMPPPVSSSRTPTERVESKRAAPSSEQVIPQKSGTDVDNQATARNQDLNNLSKAIPSSSASDKEGKNLSDLTEKNTADQKNKRDEYLGDHTEVKSADGQSKKWIIEKAYENPPRAQNNLPEIKYSSDNERKTSKSSLGGYEKNITGNTIKTVYSTSDRSIIGKDICTYCRKPLGVDAKMILDALQIHCHSTCFKCEVCKRPLEDLKAGDSIWIYKQTVHCEPCYSKVKEKWIY; translated from the exons TCAAAAGCAGACAACAGGCTACTCATGATATTAATAAACGACGGACCCTTTTGCAAGATAACAGCTGGATAAAGAAGAAGCCTGAGGAGGAAAG TGCTGATGAAAACTACGGAAGGGCGGTGCTTAACCAGTACAAATCCCAAGATAGCCTACACAG CAGTAGCACAAATGGAAAGGAAGATCAGAAAGGTGTTCTTGGACGATACAGATCTGATACTACCTTGGACAG ACAGTCTTGGACTCCTAATGCAGCATCCACAACCACTACAGTCGTTGCTCCAGTCAAGAAAAAGAG GCAATCTTGGATGCCTCCCCCAGTTTCCAGTAGTAGGACTCCAACAGAAAGAGTGGAAAGCAAACG GGCTGCCCCTTCATCAGAACAGGTGATCCCTCAGAAATCAGGGACTGATGTGGACAATCAAGCTACAGCAAG GAACCAAGACCTCAATAACCTCAGCAAAGCGATTCCAAGTTCTTCCGCAAGTGACAAAGA aggaaaaaacctttcagatttgactgaaaaaaatactgCTGATCAGAAAAATAAGAG AGATGAGTACCTTGGGGATCACACTGAAGTAAAGTCTGCTGATGGCCAAAGTAAAAAGTG gatAATTGAGAAAGCATATGAAAATCCTCCAAGGGCTCAAAATAATCTCCCAGAAATAAAGTACTCCAGTGACAATGAAAGAAAGACCAG CAAATCATCACTTGGTGgctatgaaaaaaatataactgGAAATACCATCAAAACTGTTTATTCTACTTCTGATCG GAGTATAATTGGAAAAGATATATGTACATACTGCAGGAAGCCCTTGGGCGTAGATGCCAAAATGATCTTAGATGCCTTgcaaattcactgtcattcgACTTGCTTCAAG TGTGAAGTATGTAAGAGACCTCTGGAAGATCTAAAAGCAGGAGACAGCATTTGGATTTACAAACAAACTGTGCACTGTGAGCCTTGTTATTCCAAAGTTAAAG aAAAATGGATCTACTAA